In one Kitasatospora cineracea genomic region, the following are encoded:
- a CDS encoding SDR family oxidoreductase: protein MTTPTCPLDGKVALVAGGTRGAGRGIAVQLGAAGATVYVTGRSAQGHRSEYDRPETLEETAELVTAAGGRGVAVRADHSDPAQVAALAARLEREQGRLDVLVNDIWGGEGNFAWDAPLWEDDLDRGLALLRRAVDTHAITSHHLVPLLLRRPGGLVVEMTDGTAEYNATRYRVSFFYDLAKASVLRMAFALGHELGPRGATAVALTPGWMRSEIMLEHFGVTERTWREALAREPQFGISESTAYVGRAVAHLAADPDRARWNGRSTSSAELARTYGFTDLDGSRPDCWAYLTAAEQAPAAPDPAAYR from the coding sequence ATGACGACACCGACCTGCCCGCTCGACGGAAAGGTCGCCCTCGTCGCGGGCGGCACCCGGGGCGCCGGCCGCGGCATCGCCGTCCAGCTCGGCGCCGCCGGGGCCACCGTGTACGTCACCGGCCGCTCCGCGCAGGGCCACCGCTCCGAGTACGACCGGCCCGAGACGCTGGAGGAGACCGCCGAGCTGGTCACCGCGGCCGGCGGCCGCGGCGTCGCCGTCCGGGCCGACCACAGCGACCCGGCGCAGGTCGCCGCGCTCGCCGCCCGCCTGGAGCGCGAGCAGGGCCGCCTCGACGTCCTGGTCAACGACATCTGGGGCGGCGAGGGCAACTTCGCCTGGGACGCCCCGCTCTGGGAGGACGACCTCGACCGCGGCCTGGCCCTGCTGCGCCGCGCCGTCGACACCCACGCCATCACCAGCCACCACCTGGTCCCGCTGCTGCTGCGCCGGCCCGGCGGGCTGGTGGTGGAGATGACCGACGGCACCGCCGAGTACAACGCGACGCGCTACCGGGTGTCCTTCTTCTACGACCTCGCCAAGGCGTCCGTGCTGCGGATGGCCTTCGCGCTCGGCCACGAGCTCGGCCCGCGCGGCGCCACCGCGGTCGCGCTCACCCCCGGCTGGATGCGCTCGGAGATCATGCTGGAGCACTTCGGCGTCACCGAGCGGACGTGGCGCGAGGCGCTCGCCCGGGAGCCGCAGTTCGGGATCTCCGAGTCCACCGCGTACGTCGGCCGCGCGGTGGCGCACCTCGCCGCCGACCCCGACCGGGCCCGCTGGAACGGCCGCTCCACCTCCAGCGCCGAACTCGCCCGCACCTACGGCTTCACCGACCTCGACGGCAGCCGCCCGGACTGCTGGGCCTACCTCACCGCCGCCGAACAGGCCCCGGCCGCCCCCGACCCGGCCGCCTACCGCTGA
- a CDS encoding Lrp/AsnC family transcriptional regulator, with protein sequence MDTGTADPAAVLDALDRRLVHALQVDGRAEPGRIAEVLGVSARTVTRRLGRLLGTGAVRVVRMPDAREAALGALLLRVRVLRGRVEAIALALAAQDGVPFVDVMLGGQEVSAVVLAEASARDRLLHGRLPATDAVLESTAHAVLHLFADASAWRCGALTAGQEAALAPPPAPAGPPPAPDALDHRLLDALGVDARRSHAALAAALQVPESTVRRRLHRLGAGGLLRTHVSVDPRLVGAAVDANLWLDVEPGRLAATGEALARHPQVHGVLATSGPSNLMAAVFCPDHAALYRFQTGVLGPLGVRRVETAIVARAVKRAGVRLRQLP encoded by the coding sequence ATGGACACGGGTACGGCGGATCCCGCCGCGGTGCTGGACGCGCTGGACCGGCGGCTGGTGCACGCGCTGCAGGTGGACGGGCGGGCCGAGCCGGGGCGGATCGCCGAGGTGCTGGGGGTGTCGGCGCGGACGGTGACCCGGCGGCTGGGGCGGCTGCTGGGGACGGGCGCGGTCCGGGTGGTGCGGATGCCGGACGCCCGGGAGGCCGCGCTCGGCGCGCTGCTGCTGCGGGTGCGGGTGCTGCGCGGGCGGGTGGAGGCGATCGCGCTGGCGCTGGCCGCCCAGGACGGGGTGCCGTTCGTCGACGTGATGCTCGGCGGGCAGGAGGTGTCGGCGGTGGTGCTGGCCGAGGCGTCCGCCCGGGACCGGCTGCTGCACGGGCGGCTGCCGGCCACCGACGCGGTGTTGGAGTCCACCGCGCACGCCGTGCTGCACCTGTTCGCGGACGCCTCGGCCTGGCGCTGCGGGGCGCTGACGGCCGGTCAGGAGGCCGCGCTGGCCCCGCCGCCCGCCCCGGCCGGGCCGCCGCCCGCGCCGGACGCGCTGGACCACCGGCTGCTGGACGCGCTGGGCGTCGACGCCCGCCGTTCGCACGCGGCGCTGGCCGCCGCGCTGCAGGTGCCGGAGTCCACCGTCCGGCGCCGCCTGCACCGGCTCGGCGCGGGCGGGTTGCTGCGCACCCACGTCAGCGTGGACCCGCGGCTGGTGGGCGCCGCGGTGGACGCCAACCTGTGGCTGGACGTCGAGCCCGGGCGGCTGGCGGCGACCGGGGAGGCGCTGGCCCGGCACCCGCAGGTGCACGGCGTGCTGGCCACCAGCGGGCCGAGCAACCTGATGGCCGCCGTGTTCTGCCCCGACCACGCGGCGCTGTACCGGTTCCAGACCGGGGTGCTGGGGCCGCTCGGGGTGCGGCGGGTGGAGACCGCGATCGTGGCCCGGGCCGTCAAGCGGGCCGGGGTGCGGCTGCGGCAACTGCCCTGA
- a CDS encoding inositol monophosphatase family protein, with protein MQHLLDATERALREVGDLLAARQPAEPVAATTPAEARAAFDAVDRPAARLLRERLTALRPQAGWLDDEWAREVPGTGEWWLADATDGAVQYLGALPHWAVTATLLRDGAPVLAVVHAPRTAATYTATAGGGTRLNGRRCAPRPRTLATAVAATSQPPLVARDPAALRAAGASLSAVLPHVPAVRNLGPTALQTAQVGSGHLTLFWQYGADPANLLPGALLAAEAGAVVSDAQGAPWTPAAPSFVAAAPGVHAELLDVLRAV; from the coding sequence GTGCAGCACCTCCTGGACGCCACCGAGCGGGCCCTGCGCGAGGTCGGCGACCTGCTCGCCGCCCGGCAGCCCGCCGAACCCGTCGCCGCCACCACCCCCGCCGAGGCCCGCGCCGCGTTCGACGCCGTCGACCGCCCCGCCGCCCGGCTGCTGCGCGAGCGGCTCACCGCACTGCGCCCGCAGGCCGGATGGCTGGACGACGAGTGGGCCCGCGAGGTGCCCGGAACCGGCGAGTGGTGGCTGGCCGACGCCACCGACGGCGCCGTCCAGTACCTGGGCGCGCTGCCGCACTGGGCGGTCACCGCGACCCTGCTGCGCGACGGCGCCCCCGTCCTGGCGGTGGTGCACGCGCCGCGCACCGCCGCCACCTACACCGCGACGGCCGGCGGCGGCACCCGGCTGAACGGCCGCCGCTGCGCGCCCCGCCCGCGCACCCTGGCCACCGCCGTCGCCGCCACCTCCCAGCCCCCGCTGGTCGCCCGCGACCCGGCGGCCCTGCGCGCCGCCGGGGCCTCGCTGAGCGCCGTGCTGCCGCACGTCCCGGCCGTCCGCAACCTCGGCCCGACCGCCCTGCAGACCGCCCAGGTCGGCTCCGGCCACCTCACCCTGTTCTGGCAGTACGGCGCCGACCCGGCCAACCTGCTGCCCGGCGCGCTGCTCGCCGCCGAGGCCGGCGCCGTGGTCAGCGACGCGCAGGGCGCCCCGTGGACGCCCGCCGCCCCGTCCTTCGTCGCCGCCGCGCCCGGCGTGCACGCCGAACTCCTGGACGTGCTGCGCGCGGTGTGA
- a CDS encoding DUF2277 domain-containing protein, with product MCRSIKTLRPPMTPDATPEDVHAAALQYVRKISGFRAPAAHNREAFDAAVAAVAAATAQLLASIEVRGVTPRSTTPAG from the coding sequence ATGTGCCGAAGCATCAAGACGCTCCGCCCGCCGATGACGCCCGACGCCACCCCCGAGGACGTGCACGCGGCGGCGCTCCAGTACGTCCGGAAGATCTCCGGGTTCCGGGCGCCCGCCGCGCACAACCGGGAGGCGTTCGACGCGGCGGTGGCCGCCGTCGCGGCGGCCACCGCCCAGTTGCTCGCCTCGATCGAGGTCCGCGGGGTCACGCCCCGTTCGACGACCCCGGCCGGATGA
- a CDS encoding choice-of-anchor A family protein yields the protein MRHGVRGKNPLLRFAVVTALAAAPLLTLVVAGEAAQMAPPLGPCSGPDCPSTWGPPHTGPFDGADASLNIYVGGNYLVRQNAAEAEGKIAVVGNLDINKASGGAFNMGVVGVGSMVTPPNASDHVTVGGSVAVDASQANPSKLFIGGTDFFAQPPKARWGNLKYGTTLTGSYDITPDGRAIQDPAAIDEFRGLTPVIEGHSACMARQTATGTVVDDGTTVTFTGDGTSARQVFDYGQNIGTDGGRRAIVFAGVPAGATVIVNMTGSDVTVNTSSGTGQAGDQLTELRPNLMWNFPTATNVVVEGDAQWQGSIMAGNPGSTTTLSNPGTNGRVYLAGNLLQQGSAGTEIHNYPFNGDLPDCSESPSPSPSPSDSTSPSPSPSPSESTSPSPSPSPSTSESPSPSPSESESPGPSPSSSGSTSPAPSPSGSTPQPTGSGSTPAGPPLPNTGGDSLVAPAAGAAAVLLGLGGAVIALARRARGRHS from the coding sequence GTGCGACACGGTGTCCGCGGCAAGAACCCGCTGCTCCGCTTCGCCGTGGTGACGGCGCTCGCCGCCGCTCCGCTGCTCACACTGGTCGTGGCCGGAGAGGCCGCCCAGATGGCGCCGCCACTGGGCCCCTGCTCGGGCCCGGACTGCCCGAGCACCTGGGGCCCGCCGCACACCGGGCCGTTCGACGGGGCCGACGCCTCCCTCAACATCTACGTGGGCGGCAACTACCTGGTGCGGCAGAACGCGGCCGAGGCCGAGGGCAAGATCGCGGTGGTCGGCAACCTCGACATCAACAAGGCGTCGGGCGGCGCCTTCAACATGGGCGTGGTGGGCGTCGGCTCGATGGTCACCCCGCCGAACGCCTCGGACCACGTGACGGTGGGCGGCTCGGTCGCCGTGGACGCCTCGCAGGCGAACCCCAGCAAGCTGTTCATCGGCGGCACCGACTTCTTCGCCCAGCCGCCGAAGGCGCGGTGGGGGAACCTCAAGTACGGCACCACGCTGACCGGCTCCTACGACATCACCCCGGACGGCCGGGCCATCCAGGACCCGGCGGCGATCGACGAGTTCCGCGGCCTGACACCGGTCATCGAGGGCCACTCCGCCTGCATGGCCCGGCAGACCGCGACCGGCACCGTGGTGGACGACGGCACCACGGTCACCTTCACCGGCGACGGCACCAGCGCCCGCCAGGTGTTCGACTACGGACAGAACATCGGCACCGACGGCGGCCGCCGGGCCATCGTGTTCGCGGGCGTCCCGGCCGGCGCGACCGTGATCGTCAACATGACCGGCAGCGACGTGACCGTCAACACCAGCAGCGGCACCGGCCAGGCCGGCGACCAGCTGACGGAACTGCGGCCGAACCTGATGTGGAACTTCCCGACCGCCACCAACGTGGTGGTGGAGGGCGACGCCCAGTGGCAGGGCTCGATCATGGCGGGCAACCCCGGGAGCACCACCACGCTCTCCAACCCCGGCACCAACGGCCGCGTCTACCTGGCGGGCAACCTGCTCCAGCAGGGCAGCGCCGGCACCGAGATCCACAACTACCCGTTCAACGGCGACCTGCCGGACTGCAGCGAGAGCCCGTCGCCGTCCCCCTCGCCGAGCGACTCGACCAGCCCCTCGCCCTCGCCCTCGCCGAGCGAGTCGACCAGCCCGTCGCCGAGCCCGAGTCCGTCGACCAGCGAGAGCCCCTCGCCGTCGCCCTCGGAGAGCGAGAGCCCCGGCCCGAGCCCGTCGTCGAGCGGGAGCACCAGCCCCGCGCCGTCGCCGAGCGGGAGCACACCGCAGCCGACCGGCTCCGGTTCCACCCCGGCGGGGCCGCCGCTGCCGAACACCGGCGGTGACAGCCTGGTCGCCCCGGCGGCCGGGGCCGCCGCGGTGCTGCTGGGCCTGGGCGGCGCCGTGATCGCGCTGGCCCGCCGCGCCCGGGGCCGGCACAGCTGA
- a CDS encoding 4'-phosphopantetheinyl transferase family protein: MPNPPFAMLATTAGVLARPDADERLLTAFERERLERFRRPADRDDYLAAHLLVRYCAAAHLGIEPAAVAFGQRCPGCGSTAHGRPHLTDRPGTHLSLSHTNGVIAAAAAPVPVGVDVEHLDARTTDPATLQHVLTTAESALVRRHPDPTRAFLRLWVRKEALIKLGRASLDALGALDLSHLPLDPPVQHRDGDLHYLELTTPGAVFTAAATLPVRLLEQ, translated from the coding sequence GTGCCGAACCCGCCGTTCGCCATGCTCGCCACCACTGCCGGGGTGCTCGCCCGGCCGGACGCCGACGAGCGGCTGCTCACCGCGTTCGAGCGCGAGCGCCTGGAGCGGTTCCGGCGCCCCGCGGACCGGGACGACTACCTGGCCGCGCACCTGCTGGTCCGGTACTGCGCGGCCGCGCACCTCGGCATCGAGCCCGCCGCGGTGGCCTTCGGCCAGCGGTGCCCCGGCTGCGGCAGCACCGCCCACGGCCGCCCGCACCTCACCGACCGGCCCGGGACGCACCTGAGCCTCTCGCACACCAACGGCGTCATCGCCGCCGCGGCGGCCCCCGTCCCGGTCGGCGTCGACGTCGAGCACCTCGACGCCCGCACCACCGACCCGGCCACCCTCCAGCACGTCCTGACCACGGCCGAGAGCGCCCTGGTCCGGCGGCATCCCGACCCCACCCGGGCGTTCCTGCGCCTGTGGGTGCGCAAGGAGGCCCTGATCAAGCTCGGCCGGGCCAGCCTGGACGCGCTGGGCGCCCTCGACCTGTCGCACCTGCCCCTCGACCCGCCCGTCCAGCACCGCGACGGGGACCTGCACTACCTCGAACTCACCACCCCCGGGGCGGTCTTCACCGCCGCCGCGACGCTGCCCGTCCGGCTGCTGGAGCAGTAA